Genomic window (Phacochoerus africanus isolate WHEZ1 chromosome 1, ROS_Pafr_v1, whole genome shotgun sequence):
CAACATAAACACTAAAAAGGGGATGTTGGACTTACCACTCCCTGAACTGTAAAAACCAACTGGTAATTTCAGCTTAGAACAACAGTTAAAAATGTGGAAACAGGCATCATCTTCCCCTtcgtggtttctttcttttccttctcttccacagACCCCACTAGCCTAAGTGCCCCATCTGTTCTCTTCTCGTTCTACCCGGTGGGCACCACCTGACTCCACCATTGGGAGCAGAGAGACAAAGCTGGATTGTATTAAAATGGCAAAGAAGTCTTTCAGCTTTGAATTTACGTAAAACATGGCTTAATATATCCTTGCATATTAGTGATGTTCAAAGCAATATTTATAACTTTTCCCACtatattactttttcaaaacatttcagcAGTTTCGCTAATAATGTTATTCTTCAAGAAAAAACCTTAATGATTTGATTAGCAAACATAACTGAGCAATTCCTATATGCAAAGTACTGGTGACCAAGCAGGGAGTAAGACAGAAAATGTCTCTACCCTCACTGAGCTTACATTCTAGGCAAAGAGAACAGGTTATAAACACCCATGACTACTTGCTTGTCAGCActgataagtgctatgaaggaaacTAAAGCCAAGCAAAGGGTCTGAGATTAGTGGTATGGGGCCATTGTAGATGGGGTTATCAGCTGCGAGCAGGTGTCCTTTGATTTGAGAGTTAACGTGAAATGAGTTCACAGTGTGAATATCTGGGggaagaaatgctgaaagaagGTAATATCTCTAAATTCAGCCAAGTTTGAAAACTGGCAAGAAGGCTAATGCTCACATAAGCACACTTCCACAACATGGATGTGTGTGACTACCAATGTATTTACTAGTTGCCACTTGTAACCTACATTCAACAATGTTACAAAGGCAGAAGAGTCAGACACCTttgctgtctttttatttctacttactTTACTAGCAATtcttgctgggggcggggggggggggtacgacagaaggaataaaggaaatcatCACTCAACTTCTTTTACTCTACATACTCTCCCTTCTCTATCCCCTCTCCTATTTCctattctctcttctttccctccttctcattTTCCCCAACCCCACTTTTCCTCCTCCTTATTCCCCACTTCCCCTTTGAAATTTCTACCTCCTATCTGCATCCTTTGattcaatatttctctttcttaaaatctCAAAAGTGTAAATCATCCTTGAGAGATAAGGAGAACAAAGTTTATGTCAATTGAGAGTAGCAGTTTGTCTTTCTGTTGTATTATTGGCAAAAGTAACCACATGTACCACAATTAAAAGAGGAAGGATGTTGGGGAGTTGGTAAAAAAGACAGAGTAGCATCAAATATAATGCCTTGTACTCACAGAAATGTCTGGCATGTTCACATCCTATAGCTAGTCTCTGTAGGACTTCATGGCCAACATCCAGCAGCATGGAGCACTTGGCTCCTGACGTTGCCTTCAGCCTGCAACTTGCAACATTTCACTTCAATCTGACTTAAACTTCAACATGAAGATAGTGATAATTTACCCCAGTAACAAGGTAAAGTAATACGCCCCTAACTACAGTTGATCTCCACAGCAAATAAGCCCTTGCTTAGCCACTGAAAACCTTGCTTTACCATTTCCCAGCTGCTGCTCagaccaaacatttaaagaggtGGCTCTTCTCTAGGACCCACCTGTGGCTTGTCACCCTGATGGTGAGTCTCACACTCCCCTTAGATAATACCACTTCAGCTGTGTTGGATTAACTCCCCTACTCATTCCAGCATGATTCCCAGGATCCTACCAAGACAAAGGTACTCTCAGGTTATTTTCAGCTTCTATGACTGAGTCCTAAGTAGGCATGGATATTGATTATTCTAGAAAAAAGCTTCCTGTTTGAGACCTCAAAATGACCAACTGCTCCAGGACCAGTCTGGAAGCTGAGATCAACATAAATCCTTTTTTTGTCTAGAAGGCGAACAGGAGTCATTTCAAACCTCGTCATGCTTTGTGAATTTTCATCAATGAGTAGTAAGTTATTGAACAGTATTCTTTACTGTCCTACCCATTTCCATCTTGACCCTTTCCAGTCATTTCTCAACCCAgcaactctttaaaaaatgtattatgtcaCTCCTCTACTTAAAACCATTCACATCCATATTAGAGTTTCAGTCATACACCAAGACCTGCAAAAAGCTGCATTGTCTACTGTTCCCTTCTTTACCAATACATTAGTGTCACTTCAGCCCTCCCTCACTAGTCTCCAGCCACCACAGCTTTCTTTAAGTTCCTGGAGCACCATAAGTTCTTTCATGTCTCAGATTCTTTACTTACACAGGTCCCACTCCTGTCCATCACCACATTTACACAGATAACCCCTTTCAACCTCAGGTCTCCACTATGTCCTCAGAGAGGCCTCCTTTGGCCATCTTATTAAAAATCAAATCCTCTTCCCTACCCAACTCCATTGTTCTCAAAACAGATCTTCCTTTCTTCAAAGCACttactttgcttttatttgtatcACTGGGGGTCCACTTGGGGAAACAGAAAACAATACCCATTTGTAAGAGGGATAATTGAGTATACagcattggttaaaaaaaaaaaagtattggtagattgaaaagacaaaaagaggtcACTGAGGTACTACAGAGATAGGAAATGCAGGAAATAGCCACCATACCTAAGGTTGGGGATCATCAGAAACTAGAAGGAACTGCCCTGTAGGGCTGGGAACCAGAGCTTGAGGGTGCTATTTGTTTCCTGCAGGTCCCTGAGGAGTTTGTTCCCAGGTATTAAGGGGAAAGTGCTGCCAGGTTGGTGCTGGCATGTCTGACAAGGTGCAAAGAAGCTGATTCTGAGAGTGCTGGCAGAAACTATAAACTGTAATCAACCAGTGATACTGGAGTAAATTAAATGACAAGAGTATCTTCTCAGGACAACAAGGAGAGTAAGAAGGAGCAAATCCCTTTTGTTGCCTACTGCTGCCCAGTCTTCCTCACTGTCTCCTACTGACAGCCCCTAACATGGATCCACCTGGcaaaggaaaaatgtattttgtagcATTCTAGCCTAAGTAATTTAGAGCAGCATTTCCAAGGATGGGTTTAGATATACCATAGCTAAATAAATAGTGTTGTATTTATGTTTGTTATTTATAGTATTTATGTTTGGTTATTGTCTTTTTCTACTAAACAGTACATATTTAGGTCTCAGGTCTTTCTTTCCACTATTTTACCCCCTCATGTGCACAGCATGGTAATAAAGTAGATAgaaggtactcagtaaatattcctTGGATGGACacatttattagatttttttgaaaactgcTTAGCaaaatgtacaattttttttttttttgtcaattgaACAACACTGAGTGCCTCATATGATGAGGCACTGGGGCTAAAATATGAATATGAGGCAGTTCCTTACTATTTAGTAGGGAATTTAAGACATTCTTATAtgactttaaataataaaatgtcattgaaaacatttttttttgtcttttttcgtcttttctagggccatacccacagcatatggaagttcccaggctagaggtccaatcggagctgtagcctctggcccaagccagagccacagcaacgcgggatctgagccgcatctggacctacacccagctcatggcaacgccagatggttaatccactgagcgaggccggggatcaaacccacaacctcatggtttctagtcggattcattaactattgagccacgacaggaactcctggaaatatttttaaatgcccaaAGAACTGAACAGGCACAAAATCTATAGgacatcagaaaaagaaaaaggtaaatgtaTGTTTGGAATGATTCAAAAGACCTGGGGAAGAAGTTATGATCTGAGGCATGCTTAAGATGGGGGGTGGGCAGACAAACAAAGCTGTGGAGGAGGGATGAGGTTGGCAGGTTTTGAGATGATTCTaatgaaaacagagaagtgaAGGGTTATTAGAAGTCAATGGAAAAGTAACTTGAACCAGCCGTGGAAAATCTGAATTCTGGAGTTAATATTATGAGTATTATGTCTTTTACGAAGAGGAGACATTAAGTGGTTTTATGCAAAGGAGTGATGTGGCCATtgggaatattttcagaaggtaAATCTGGCAGCATCGTGGGGACTGAtgcagcatcaccatcatcatctacATTAGAAACTAGAGCCAGAAAAAGCTAGTTAACTGACTGACAACTATCCTGAGCCAGAAAGGATGGTGgagatagaagaagaaaaagataacaaGTAACATTCAGAAGGAAGAATCAATGTAACATAATGCAGAATGAATCCACCTCAGAGAGGGTGGCGAGGAGACCCTAGAATTAATCCACAATGATACAGAGAGGATTCAGAAGGGTGGAGATAGAAAATAGACCATTAATTTTCATCAGAAGAACTTGATTAATAATGATATCAGGACAATAAAAGTCCCAGTGAATATTTAccctcaaataattaaatatacattttgaaaagttAACATGAATCTGGAAGAATATATATGTCTTCATCTTGAGATACTTCAGAAGTACTAGGATCCTGGAAGTTATAATAGTCACACGGTTTCTCATTTCCATAGATATGCTCCTCAAAATTGGTCTGGCAAGTGTTCTCATATAGTTCGTTATCggctttttctttaatttcaggaGGACCCACTTCCAGATTTTCATAGTTGTCACATATGTTAGTGTCCTTCCCAGAAAAACTGTGATCTTGAGTTTGAACCGATATTCTATGCCTTGGGCTGATAACCTGGGACAGTGTTTCAGTACagtcttttctcttgctttttctcctttgcaaaaTCTTTGGTAAGGTAAATCGCATTGTGTTACAGTGTTTCCAGTGCCAAACACACCCAATtccacagatggccaacagcaaAAGGAGGGAAATTCCTATAGAAATGCCCACTGAATGATTTCCACAGCTTTTCAGCATTTCTGCTCAAACAGTATTGTTTGGTAGTATGGTGCCGCCCTTAACGAAGTCACAGATACAGACCACAGTAACTCTTCATACGGTATGGCTCAAAAGTAATTTCAGAAGCTTGTTTAAGCATTTCTGTTGCAGATCTGAAAGAACATCATCAGGCAAAGCCCTGATGTAATTAGAGGAGAGATTGAGTAAACTTCGTTTTAGAAGATCGTTCTTTTTGTATCTgatgattatataattatttctgtATAACTGCACTGTGTCAGAGGAGATTTTATTCAATTCCACGTCCTTTTTATCAACGAATCACAAAATGAAGCACAAATGAGTGGACGAGAGCAGCAGAGtagaaaaatcaagaaagggTAGGTTGAACAATCTGCCATCCAGGTTctgctataaattaaaaaattttaattgtatatttattacatagcataatttcaaaaaatcttCTATTTTCTACCACTACATTAAGCATCAGAATTTAGTGAGCTCTTCCTTCAGTATAGAATACAGTACTAGCTGTTGTATTTAGTGAGTTTTTGCTTTAATATAGAATACACTACTAGCTGTCATGACAAgggaaaaagagttaaaaaaaatctgtccctGCCAAGCTCAGGTGGTTTTATCATTTAGATTTCAACATGGTTTTTGACAATAAGCCTAATAATTTTCAAGAGAAAGATAATGCTTTGAACAATAGGAGGAAAGGGACAAGAATACAGATGTACAATCATTTCCATTACATATCAGCTCCTCTGTGAAGCTTCATCTGTCCTTTGCAGTGGTCAGGGACCATGTCTTTTCCTTAATCATTCCTTTATCTGTATCTCCATATTAATGAgttaattttcttctatt
Coding sequences:
- the GAPT gene encoding protein GAPT, with product MLKSCGNHSVGISIGISLLLLLAICGIGCVWHWKHCNTMRFTLPKILQRRKSKRKDCTETLSQVISPRHRISVQTQDHSFSGKDTNICDNYENLEVGPPEIKEKADNELYENTCQTNFEEHIYGNEKPCDYYNFQDPSTSEVSQDEDIYILPDSC